A portion of the Oryzias melastigma strain HK-1 linkage group LG1, ASM292280v2, whole genome shotgun sequence genome contains these proteins:
- the lrrn1 gene encoding leucine-rich repeat neuronal protein 1, protein MALNFQLWSPRILLCVGVISFLPPANGKECPRLCVCEIRPWFTPQSTYKEATTVDCNDLRLTRIPSNLSADTQVLLLQSNAISHTSGDLQALVNLTELDLSQNNFTNVEAVGLQNMNHLTTLHLEENQISDLPDHCLGNLSSLQELYINHNKISSISPRAFAGLRNLLRLHLNSNKLHVMDSRWFEETPNLEILMIGENPVIGLLDMNFQPLGSLRSLVLAGMDLTDVPANAFVGLDNLESISFYDNKLVRIPQLALQNVPNLKFLDLNKNPVHKIQEGDFRNMLHLKELGINNMMELVSIDHYALDNLPELTKLEATNNPKLSYIHRLAFRDLPSLESLMLNNNALTAIYQKTVENLPNLREISIHSNPLRCDCVIQWMTSNRTTVRFMEPLAMLCTSPPELKGKRVLELKMLESPEQCLPLISHDSFPSHLDLELGMSVNLDCRAMAEPEPDIYWVTPLGSKITTDTVSDRYHLSSEGTLRLSHVQVEDSGRYTCVAQNSEGADTWVATVRVNGTLLDSAQVMKIYVKQTESHSILVSWKVNSNVMSSNLKWASATMKIDNPHITYTARVPVDVHEYNLTHLQPATEYEVCLTVSNIHLQTHKSCVNVTTRSATFALDLSGQHPSAAVLVVMATMLAFLCLATVGMYTARKWKRKNYHHSLKKYMLKTSSIPLNELYPPLINLWEADGEKDKDGGTEVKPCPVDTTRSYYMW, encoded by the coding sequence ATGGCGCTGAACTTCCAGCTTTGGTCTCCTCGAATCCTTTTGTGCGTCGGAGTTATTTCCTTTCTGCCTCCAGCGAATGGCAAGGAATGTCctcgtttgtgtgtttgtgagatCCGCCCCTGGTTTACTCCTCAGTCCACCTACAAGGAGGCCACCACCGTGGACTGCAATGACCTGAGGCTGACCCGCATTCCATCCAACCTATCAGCGGACACCCAGGTGTTGCTGCTGCAGAGCAACGCCATCTCCCACACCAGCGGGGATCTGCAAGCTCTGGTGAACCTGACTGAGCTGGACCTTTCTCAGAACAACTTCACCAATGTGGAAGCAGTCGGCCTTCAAAACATGAATCATCTGACCACCCTGCACCTGGAGGAGAACCAGATCAGTGATCTGCCTGACCACTGCCTGGGGAACCTCTCCAGCCTGCAGGAGCTCTACATCAACCACAACAAGATAAGCTCCATCTCTCCACGCGCTTTTGCCGGCCTGCGCAACCTCCTACGACTGCACCTAAATTCAAACAAGCTCCACGTAATGGACAGCCGTTGGTTTGAAGAAACACCTAACCTTGAGATCCTCATGATTGGGGAAAACCCAGTTATTGGTCTTCTGGACATGAACTTCCAGCCTCTGGGAAGCCTGAGAAGTTTGGTTCTGGCAGGTATGGATCTCACCGATGTTCCTGCCAATGCCTTTGTGGGTTTAGACAACCTGGAGAGTATTTCTTTCTACGACAACAAACTGGTCAGAATCCCTCAACTTGCTCTTCAAAACGTTCCCAATCTCAAGTTCttggatttaaacaaaaatcccGTTCACAAAATTCAGGAGGGAGACTTTAGAAACATGCTGCATCTTAAAGAACTGGGCATCAACAACATGATGGAGTTAGTGTCGATTGATCACTACGCTTTGGACAACTTACCGGAACTCACAAAACTGGAGGCCACCAACAACCCCAAACTGTCCTACATACATAGATTGGCCTTTAGAGACCTGCCGTCTCTTGAAAGTCTGATGCTCAACAATAACGCTCTCACAGCTATTTAccagaaaactgtggagaacttACCCAACCTGCGGGAGATCAGCATTCACAGCAACCCACTGCGGTGTGATTGTGTCATTCAGTGGATGACTTCCAACCGGACCACGGTGCGCTTCATGGAGCCCTTGGCCATGCTGTGTACATCCCCACCAGAACTCAAAGGAAAGCGGGTTCTGGAGCTGAAGATGTTGGAGTCCCCAGAGCAGTGTCTGCCCCTCATCTCCCATGACAGCTTCCCCAGCCACTTGGACCTCGAGCTGGGTATGAGTGTTAATCTGGACTGTCGGGCGATGgcggaaccagaaccagacatCTACTGGGTAACTCCTCTGGGGTCCAAGATCACCACAGACACAGTGTCAGACCGGTATCACCTGAGCAGCGAGGGGACGCTGCGGCTATCTCACGTTCAGGTGGAAGATTCTGGTCGGTACACCTGTGTCGCACAGAACTCAGAAGGCGCCGACACGTGGGTCGCCACCGTTCGTGTGAATGGGACTCTCCTTGACAGCGCCCAAGTGATGAAAATCTATGTCAAGCAGACAGAGTCTCACTCCATCCTGGTCTCTTGGAAGGTCAATTCCAATGTCATGTCGTCCAACCTCAAATGGGCCTCAGCCACCATGAAAATCGACAACCCGCACATCACCTACACGGCTCGTGTTCCTGTGGACGTCCACGAGTACAACCTCACGCACCTGCAGCCGGCCACCGAGTACGAGGTCTGCCTCACCGTTTCCAACAtacacctgcagacacacaagtCCTGTGTCAATGTGACAACACGGAGCGCCACCTTCGCCCTGGACCTGTCCGGTCAGCACCCCAGCGCGGCCGTGCTGGTCGTCATGGCTACCATGCTGGCCTTCCTCTGCCTGGCCACTGTGGGCATGTACACAGCCCGCAAgtggaaaaggaaaaactacCACCACTCCCTGAAGAAATACATGCTGAAGACCTCCTCGATCCCGCTTAATGAGCTGTACCCTCCACTCATTAACCTGTGGGAGGCTGACGGGGAGAAGGATAAAGACGGCGGCACGGAGGTGAAGCCTTGTCCTGTTGATACCACACGTAGCTACTACATGTGGTGA
- the sumf1 gene encoding formylglycine-generating enzyme, with protein sequence MLRFLRLFLFLAFMSEVLSLEGSCGVEREPEPAEGAAGCGCDKLKRASGGTTEPAGKYSSSFNGGASEARGEENQVQSQMVWISGGEFLMGTDNPGIAADGEGPQRPVRVDPFYMDVHEVTNQQFQSFVSATGYITEAEKFGDSFVFEGILSEQVKSQISQAVAAAPWWLPVKGADWKHPEGPDSNITDRLQHPVVQVSWTDALSYCSWANKRLPTEAEWEFACRGGLKDRLYPWGNKLNPKGQHYANLWQGEFPTHNSAEDGYTKTSPVMSFPGNAFGLYDMVGNAWEWTSDWWSVHHTTDHQHNPTGPPSGTDKVKKGGSYMCHKSYCYRYRCAARSQNTPDSSASNLGFRCAAEQKR encoded by the exons ATGCTGCGTTTCCTTCGTCTGTTTCTCTTCCTTGCCTTCATGAGTGAGGTTCTTTCTCTGGAAGGCTCATGCGGGGTGGAGCGGGAACCCGAACCCGCGGAGGGAGCCGCCGGCTGCGGCTGCGACAAGCTAAAGAGAGCCTCCGGCGGGACCACAGAGCCTGCTGGGAAGTACTCCTCTAGCTTCAATGGAGGAGCGTCTGAGGCACGTGGAGAGGAGAACCAAGTACAAAGTCAG ATGGTGTGGATTTCTGGAGGAGAGTTTCTGATGGGAACAGACAACCCGGGAATCGCTGCAGACGGCGAGGGCCCGCAGAGGCCGGTGCGTGTGGATCCTTTCTACATGGATGTTCATGAAGTAACCAACCAGCAGTTCCAGAGCTTCGTCAGCGCCACAGGGTACATCACCGAG GCTGAAAAGTTTGGAGACTCGTTTGTATTCGAGGGAATTTTGAGCGAACAAGTCAAAAGCCAAATCAGCCAAGCA GTGGCTGCTGCCCCCTGGTGGCTTCCAGTGAAAGGGGCGGACTGGAAGCACCCTGAAGGTCCAGACTCCAACATCACAGACAG GCTGCAGCATCCTGTCGTTCAGGTTTCTTGGACAGATGCCTTGTCTTACTGCTCTTGGGCAAACAAGAGACTTCCTACTGAGGCAGAGTGGGAGTTTGCCTGCAGGGGCGGCCTGAAGGACAG ACTCTACCCCTGGGGAAACAAGCTGAATCCAAAGGGTCAACACTACGCCAACCTCTGGCAGGGGGAATTCCCAACGCACAACTCTGCAGAGGATGGATACACTAAAACTTCCCCG GTGATGTCCTTCCCAGGCAATGCTTTTGGTCTGTATGACATGGTGGGGAATGCATGGGAGTGGACCTCAGACTGGTGGAGCGTGCACCACACAACAGACCATCAGCACAATCCA acTGGTCCTCCCTCAGGCACGGATAAGGTAAAGAAAGGAGGCTCATACATGTGCCACAAg TCTTACTGTTACAGATACAGATGCGCTGCTCGAAGCCAAAACACTCCAGACAGCTCCGCCTCCAATCTTGGTTTTCGCTGTGCTGCTGAGCAGAAACGATGA